A stretch of Aedes aegypti strain LVP_AGWG chromosome 2, AaegL5.0 Primary Assembly, whole genome shotgun sequence DNA encodes these proteins:
- the LOC5565378 gene encoding larval cuticle protein A2B codes for MFFKTSMVVFALIGAIAAQHYYQQQHHEEEHHAPAHYEFHYDIHDDHTGDVHGRKESRNEHQTQGEYYLIDADGHKRTVTYHVDGKSGFIAQVHREPIKGYQAPQPVHKIVAVPVHHGYHH; via the coding sequence ACATCTATGGTAGTTTTTGCGCTTATCGGAGCCATCGCTGCCCAGCACTATTATCAGCAACAGCATCATGAAGAAGAACACCACGCCCCTGCCCACTACGAGTTCCACTATGACATCCATGATGATCACACCGGAGATGTGCATGGACGCAAGGAATCTCGGAACGAGCACCAGACCCAAGGGGAATACTATCTGATCGATGCTGATGGCCACAAGCGCACAGTGACCTACCATGTTGATGGCAAGAGCGGATTCATTGCTCAGGTGCACCGTGAGCCAATCAAGGGATATCAGGCACCTCAGCCAGTGCACAAGATTGTTGCTGTTCCAGTGCATCACGGTTATCATCACTAA